In Oryzias latipes chromosome 15, ASM223467v1, the following proteins share a genomic window:
- the LOC101161575 gene encoding nascent polypeptide-associated complex subunit alpha, muscle-specific form isoform X2, with amino-acid sequence MISQFAGEYTSKTSCPQNSHPDPMPHTDQSLPGQALLSGAPPPTSPAALATETAPNQNPVLSKLLMADQDAPLDLTIKKNPAESSEQDGVLDLSIKKKHYSSSRPVHSPCLSPALSVLKSESQDFQVTKDLQSTSTLKKFMTKLCLHHQRQIVEAIGFLQMEVKAHSSTNAQKASNKTSGCHETASSTVTPEKSCPEVTLPNESTPKADVHSIPSSYATNKIPEKALSLKTSLTASPVSGSNQPAGTPFNNSTDGEQSSSSDHAPLKMKIMTKNAAGKKVSCVLNANLSSQSDATEESKCSLNSSNRAETQSARLSSSVRRHNQTSLMHQAKHREDLGHTKKTQANLISVHMTIPSDSARTARKTIRTSSEHQSRDCRAVVDPDLGHCDIVFIDKPITECFKEKRRGLLPRRNARKSTRGHMYSDEIWELKTVRTLAGRGNCPNPMPELITLVTPKQMLSKPEGVPHVNMLFAGTCRETLEQQTLSTESNQSVLPEPGDGVVATDSKVDSIVVEPSQTDQFHTKAPSGPSSPEKSPVENNVTDLIRDVEKEATVDSDTAPESNGVGQHPTEVAKEKLIEPRKIVDQISEQTAAETGVELLEKVTTDATEPPNPSDEQVNIESMLQQNSDPSAEIQVEENTEKDEGENMADGQSQKLEPEAQLHQDTTEDAEKVSVPNAVEHEIEEKEMTTPENVDGDLPLESKDSVENSDVASKTLDSLLKELPPWRRKKTSKIQQLTQSESSIVGYVNGRPISSSDRSLRHRGGSNPTSPSNSPVKSGQNVSNNSLANSKHESDVEKKKRESSSPESTVLVNSLKGTSTTQQVTDSSSDASSTKVSAPLLRSKQILRQKSIQRDNYILPVLPDQLTDLGQSTKSKRQLRSSSQKESGTLAPQTNSSVILTIPPPKLSTLILPPADQLPSLLLPDSLPVTTPSLSCSSGPLTSEDYQQNTVPECPKTDVGAQPIEVTSEEVQRKEQAKGFETKQKLRSAKVVECRKEEEGKKQLDSHKPNSIENQSSVKTEVQTQSMPLRSRRSLQKDSEGNDTLIQKKNTDFIEDRSISGEDSSSSTSNKPRRMPLRSETIKPEMFPQSVSQSQPANSKKSTLRSQRSLASPASALTDTARQSNLASPVKTNKSQMKSPSASAACMPHSLPFVVAKHEPPKQIPNKFFEVLTGEEGQQLVSNLNLKYDKMQKGWVQLDKEGQPTVKYKNKADRQAAIWRSKRRTRKPKSLEQQKYSPVQMLFMKGFNLSSICRWFLESTETKSLVIVKKVNTRLPSETQLCFHSSSGVSGTSQGVFPSMQAERLKKHLKKFAIASPVKSNAKSKKLIAKALEQVVNGVKGKERAEPPSNTQTLEKPCTSTKARAQIPDSQKSSGKSKNPASARILRKYSNIREKMQVQQSTVRLKEASKMLQSKKLKPLAATKSAAKANVKPSLKGKKLVGPGIKQVKESKLEKRKILAKNQSAKPSLQEKAVKAQGSSKVTRDATKSELPKRVSQRLGLSKEPEPSPVNTSRNKVTSKKSEEDKAEVEKGSPNKVNSVKIQAKECPQSAAEVKGMENGDSPLQQNTDVKAQSSLDQVLTRSQKKMEAAAPLSPSVSSKIDTKSTVLKTKPPKAIKKADEPALTRSGASTRSQTALLLPSATRVGTKRPQEPLVNPTKRTRTK; translated from the exons ATGATTAGTCAATTCGCTGGAGAGTATACATCCAAAACAAGCTGCCCTCAGAACAGTCACCCAGACCCAATGCCCCACACTGACCAAAGCCTGCCTGGTCAAGCCTTGCTCTCAGGGGCTCCGCCTCCCACCAGCCCTGCTGCTTTAGCCACCGAGACAGCGCCCAACCAGAACCCCGTCCTAAGCAAGCTCCTCATGGCTGACCAGGACGCTCCTCTTGACCTTACCatcaaaaaaaaccctgcagagTCCAGTGAACAAG ATGGAGTGCTAGACCTGtctataaaaaagaaacactatAGCAGCAGTCGGCCTGTCCACAGTCCTTGTCTGTCACCAGCTCTATCCGTGCTAAAAAG TGAGTCTCAAGACTTTCAAGTGACGAAAGATCTGCAGTCCACCTCCACGCTGAAAAAGTTTATGACCAAACTCTGTCTGCACCATCAACGGCAGATAGTAGAAGCCATTGGTTTTCTTCAGATGGAAGTCAAAGCCCATTCGTCCACCAATGCACAGAAAGCCTCTAACAAAACCTCAGGCTGCCATGAAACTGCTTCTTCCACAGTCACGCCGGAAAAGTCATGCCCTGAGGTAACGTTACCCAATGAATCTACTCCCAAAGCAGACGTCCATTCTATACCAAGTAGCTATGCAACAAACAAGATTCCAGAGAAAGCCTTGTCCCTTAAAACATCACTAACTGCTAGCCCTGTATCAGGGAGTAACCAACCTGCGGGGACTCCCTTCAATAATTCAACAGATGGAGAGCAAAGCAGTTCCAGTGATCATGCAcctcttaaaatgaaaataatgacCAAAAATGCTGCGGGCAAGAAAGTGTCGTGTGTTCTCAATGCCAACTTGTCTTCTCAATCTGATGCCACGGAGGAGAGCAAGTGCAGCTTGAATTCATCCAACAGAGCAGAGACACAAAGTGCCAGACTCAGTTCCTCTGTGAGAAGACACAATCAGACGAGTTTAATGCATCAAGCTAAGCACAGAGAGGATCTCGGACATAcgaaaaaaacacaagcaaacTTAATTTCAGTTCACATGACCATTCCTTCAGATTCTGCTAGGACTGCCAGGAAAACTATCAGGACATCATCTGAACATCAATCCAGAGACTGCAGAGCAGTGGTTGACCCAGATTTGGGCCACTGtgacattgtttttattgacaaacCAATTACAGAGTGTTTTAAGGAAAAGCGACGTGGCCTTCTCCCTCGTCGGAATGCCAGAAAAAGCACCAGAGGACACATGTATTCAGATGAAATCTGGGAGTTAAAAACGGTTCGGACATTGGCTGGCAGGGGAAACTGTCCTAATCCAATGCCAGAGTTGATCACTTTAGTCACTCCGAAGCAAATGCTTTCTAAGCCCGAAGGTGTGCCGCATGTTAATATGCTTTTTGCGGGAACATGCAGGGAGACGCTGGAACAACAAACCCTCTCTACGGAGTCTAATCAGAGCGTACTACCAGAACCAGGAGATGGTGTGGTGGCAACAGATAGTAAAGTAGACAGCATAGTAGTTGAACCTAGTCAGACTGATCAGTTTCACACCAAGGCGCCCTCTGGTCCTTCTTCTCCTGAAAAGAGCCCAGTAGAAAACAACGTCACTGATCTGATCAGAGATGTAGAGAAGGAAGCAACTGTAGATTCAGACACAGCACCAGAAAGTAACGGTGTCGGTCAGCATCCAACTGAAGTTGCAAAAGAGAAATTGATAGAACCTAGAAAGATTGTAGATCAAATTTCTgagcaaacagcagcagaaacaggagTGGAACTGTTAGAGAAGGTTACCACAGATGCCACTGAGCCCCCCAACCCATCAGATGAACAAGTAAACATTGAGTCTATGCTTCAGCAGAATAGTGATCCATCAGCAGAAATTCAAGTTGAGGAAAACACTGAGAAAGATGAAGGGGAGAACATGGCAGATGGCCAGTCTCAGAAACTTGAACCTGAGGCACAGCTACATCAGGACACCACTGAAGATGCAGAAAAAGTCTCTGTGCCAAATGCAGTAGAGCAtgaaatagaagaaaaagaaatgacaacacCAGAAAATGTTGATGGTGATCTACCCTTAGAGAGTAAAGATAGCGTAGAGAACTCTGATGTGGCTTCAAAGACACTTGATTCTCTCTTGAAGGAGTTGCCACCTTGGCGTAGGAAAAAGACTTCCAAAATTCAGCAGTTAACACAATCAGAATCCAGTATAGTAGGTTATGTTAATGGTCGGCCCATATCTTCTTCTGACAGAAGCCTGCGTCACAGAGGAGGTAGCAACCCCACCTCACCTTCTAACAGTCCTGTAAAGTCTGGGCAGAATGTGTCCAACAATAGTTTGGCTAACTCTAAACATGAATcggatgtggaaaaaaagaaacgagAGAGCAGTTCACCTGAATCTACTGTACTTGTCAATTCTTTAAAGGGAACTTCTACAACTCAGCAAGTTACAGATTCATCTTCTGATGCATCATCAACTAAAGTATCTGCACCTTTGTTAAGAAGTAAACAAATCCTTAGACAAAAGTCTATTCAGAGAGATAATTACATCTTACCTGTGCTTCCTGATCAGTTAACCGATCTGGGTCAAAGTACCAAGTCTAAACGTCAGCTTAGATCATCCAGTCAAAAGGAAAGTGGAACTTTAGCACCACAGACCAATTCAAGTGTTATCCTAACTATCCCCCCCCCAAAACTTTCTACCCTTATTCTACCACCTGCAGACCAGCTTCCTTCCTTGCTCCTTCCTGATTCACTTCCTGTTACTACACCATCTTTGAGCTGTTCATCTGGACCCTTAACCTCTGAAGATTACCAACAAAACACAGTCCCAGAATGTCCTAAAACGGATGTTGGCGCACAGCCAATAGAAGTAACCTCAGAAGAGGTGCAGCGGAAAGAACAAGCAAAAGGATTTGAGACCAAACAAAAGTTAAGATCTGCAAAAGTTGTTGAgtgcaggaaggaggaggaggggaaaaaacagcttGATAGTCACAAACCGAATTCAATAGAAAATCAGAGCTCCGTAAAGACTGAAGTTCAAACGCAGTCAATGCCGTTAAGAAGTAGACGTAGTTTGCAGAAGGATTCAGAGGGAAATGACACTTTGattcagaagaaaaacacagattttataGAGGACAGATCTATAAGTGGAGAGGACAGCAGTTCCTCCACCTCAAACAAACCAAGAAGAATGCCGCTGAGGAGTGAGACCATAAAACCTGAAATGTTTCCTCAGTCTGTTTCTCAATCACAACcagcaaacagcaaaaaatccACTTTGAGGTCACAAAGATCCCTTGCATCTCCCGCCAGTGCTCTTACTGATACTGCAAGACAGAGCAACCTAGCTAGCCCTGTTAAGACAAATAAATCTCAGATGAAGTCTCCTTCAGCTTCTGCTGCATGTATGCCCCACAGCTTGCCCTTTGTCGTTGCAAAGCATGAGCCCCCAAAACAAATACCCAATAAGTTCTTTGAAGTACTGACTGGAGAAGAAGGTCAACAGCTTGTTTCAAATTTGAACCTCAAGTATGACAAAATGCAGAAAGGTTGGGTGCAACTGGATAAAGAGGGCCAACCAACAGTCAAGTACAAAAATaaggcagacaggcaggcagctATATGGAGAAGTAAACGTAGGACACGCAAACCAAAGTCTTTGGAACAGCAGAAATACTCACCAGTCCAAATGCTATTTATGAAAGGTTTTAACCTCTCCAGCATCTGTCGCTGGTTCCTGGagtcaacagaaacaaaatctcTTGTCATAGTCAAGAAGGTCAATACGCGTCTTCCGTCAGAAACTCAGCTGTGTTTCCACAGCTCGTCCGGTGTGTCTGGAACCTCACAAGGGGTGTTTCCAAGCATGCAGGCTGAACGCctaaagaaacatttgaaaaagtttgccATTGCTTCCCCCGTAAAGAGCAATGCAAAGAGTAAGAAGCTCATTGCCAAAGCATTGGAGCAAGTAGTGAATGGAGTAAAAGGGAAGGAGAGAGCTGAACCCCCCAGCAATACTCAGACTCTAGAAAAGCCATGCACCTCCACCAAAGCTCGTGCTCAAATCCCAGATTCTCAAAAATCTTCTGGAAAATCTAAGAATCCAGCAAGTGCCCGAATCTTGAGGAAATACTCAAACATCCGAGAGAAGATGCAGGTTCAGCAGTCCACTGTTAGACTTAAGGAGGCTTCAAAAATGTTGCAGAGTAAAAAATTGAAACCCTTGGCTGCTACCAAGTCTGCTGCCAAGGCAAATGTAAAGCCATCCCTGAAGGGGAAGAAATTAGTTGGACCAGGTATCAAGCAAGTGAAAGAGTCAAagttggaaaaaaggaaaatattggcTAAAAACCAATCGGCAAAGCCTTCCCTTCAAGAGAAAGCAGTCAAAGCTCAGGGCAGTAGTAAAGTTACAAGAGATGCAACTAAGAGCGAGCTGCCAAAGAGAGTTTCTCAACGGCTTGGGCTTTCTAAAGAACCTGAGCCCAGCCCTGTGAACACATCAAGAAACAAGGTTACCAGTAAGAAAAGTGAAGAAGACAAAGCAGAAGTGGAAAAAGGTTCACCAAATAAAGTAAACTCTGTTAAAATCCAAGCAAAAGAGTGCCCACAGAGCGCAGCCGAAGTCAAAGGAATGGAAAATGGTGACAGCCCTTTGCAGCAGAACACAGATGTGAAGGCTCAATCCTCTCTTGACCAGGTACTCACTAGATcccagaaaaaaatggaagcagCTGCTCCTTtaagccccagtgtttcttcaaAGATAGACACAAAGTCCACGgttttaaaaactaaaccaCCCAAAGCCATCAAGAAGGCAGATGAACCCGCCCTTACAAGAAGTGGTGCTTCAACCAGAAGTCAAACCGCCTTGCTGCTACCTAGTGCAACTAGAGTGGGAACCAAAAGACCTCAGGAGCCTTTGGTGAACCCCACAAAGCGCACCAGGACAAAATAA